A stretch of DNA from Brevibacterium sp. CBA3109:
GGGTGTGCCACACTGATCTGCACGCAGCCCACGGAGACTGGCCGGTCAAGCCCAAGATTCCCCTCATCCCCGGACATGAGGGAGTGGGAACCGTGGAGAAGGTCGGCCCTGGCGTCACCGATGTCACGGTCGGACAGATGATCGGAAACGCCTGGCTGTGGAGCGCCTGTGGAATATGCGAGCACTGCCGCCAGGGGTGGGAGACTCTGTGTGAGCAGCAGGTCAACGGCGGGTACGGCGTCGACGGATCGTTCGGTGAGTACATGCTCGTCGATACGAAGTTCGCCGCTATCATCCCGGAAGGCTCGGACCCCTACGAGATCGCCCCGGTGCTCTGCGCCGGAGTCACCGTGTACAAAGGGCTCAAGCGCACCGAGGTGAAGCCCGGGCAATGGGTTGTGATCTCCGGCATCGGCGGGCTCGGCCACATCGCTGTTCAGTATGCGGTGGCAATGGGGATGCGCGTCATCGCCGTCGACGTCGCCGACGACAAACTGGCCCTGGCGACGAAGCACGGCGCGGAGATCACGGTCAACGCCTTCGCAGCGGAACCGGCCGAGATCATCCAGGAGAAGGTCGGCGGCGCGCACGGCGTGCTTGTCACGGCGGTGCACCCGAAGGCATTCGGGCAGGCGATCTCAATGACCCGTCGAGGCGGCACCATCGTCTTCAACGGACTGCCGCCGGGAGACTTCCCCGCACCGATCTTCGACATCGTCCTCAAGGGACTCACGATCCGCGGTTCGATCGTCGGCACCCGCCAGGACATGGTTGAGGCGCTGGAGTTCTACGCCGCAGGGAAGATCCACCCGACGTTCAGTAAGCGACCGCTCGGCGACATCAACGCGATCTTGGATGAGATGATCCACGGCAAGATCGACGGCCGAGTCGTAATCGAATACTGAACCTCACCTGCTACCTGACGGCGGCCCTGATACCTCGCGCCAGGTATCTGGGCCGCCGTCAGGTAGTTCGGGCAGGAATGTGGCCAGCATCTCCGTCATCGATTGGACTTGACTCGAGCACCTTCGATAGACTTCAACTACCCAAGACCGTCGGTCTTTTCGGTATCAGCAGAATTCGCAATCGGATCCTGTTGCCCGGAGACGAAGACTCCAATGGAGTGACCTGCGCAGGTGAGCACGAGATTCTTCCGATGAGTTCCTATGATCTCATCATTCGAAGCGTTTCACGCATGCCTGCGTGGAGCGCTTTTTTGGTGTTGGGACGCGACCGGCGACTGTACGAAAGGAACTACCATGGCGAGGCCAGACAAGGCAGCCGCAGTAGAGGAGCTCAAACAGCAGTTTGAGAACTCCGATGCTGTGTTGCTGACCGAGTACCGCGGTCTCACCGTTGCGCAGATGCAGAATCTGCGCGTTTCACTCGGTGAGAACGTCAGCTACGCCGTGGTAAAGAATACGCTCACTGCTATTGCAGCCAAAGAAGCCGGAATCAACGATCTCGATGAGTTCCTCAGCGGACCCACCGCGATCGCATTCGTCAACGGTGAACCACCAGAGGCTGCAAAGGCATTGCGTAACTTTGCCAAGGCGAATTCTCAGCTCGTATTGAAGGGCGGCTACTGGGATGGTGCCGTCCTCAGTGCTGAGAATGTCAACAAACTCGCCGACCTCGAACCACGCGAAGTGCTGCTTGCAAAGGCAGCTGGTGCAATGAAGGCAAGCCTCCACCAGGCGGCTTACCTGTTCACCGCTCCGATGGTCAAGGCCGTGCGCACTGTCGACGCTCTCCGCGAGAAGCAGGACAACGCTCCTGCTTCAGACGCCTGAGCATCACCCTATAAATCCGGTCGCTCACAGTGACCACCAAAGGAAGGACTGGCCACCATGGCTAAGCTCACCCCCGAAGAGCTCATCGAAGGTTTCAAAGAGCTCACCCTGATCGAACTCTCGGACTTCGTCAAGAAGTTCGAAGAGGTCTTCGAAGTTGAAGCTGCTGCACCTGCTGCCGCAGTTGCCGCTGCTCCTGCTGCCGCTGAAGAAGCTGCTGAAGAGCAGACCGAATTCGACGTCATCCTCGAATCGGCCGGCGAGAAGAAGGTTCCTGTCATCAAGGAAGTTCGTGGGCTCACCTCCCTCGGACTGAAGGAAGCCAAGGACCTCGTCGACGGCGCACCTAAGGCCGTTCTCGAAGCCGTGTCCAAGGACGCAGCCGAGAAGGCCAAGGAAACACTCGAGGGCGCGGGCGCAACCGTCACCCTCAAGTGATTTCGCTGGCAGCGGTCTGACCGCTGCCGCATCGAAGAACCCCACAGCTGATGCTGTGGGGTTCTTCACGTTTGCAGGCAACGGCTCAGGCGCAGAAACGCCAGAGATGTTCCAAGACTGCAACCGACGAGATTTAGGGCATGAAGCGCTCGCATACTAATCTTGTCAGGTGACCAAGACAACCGATTCTCAGACGGCGCTGCTGGAGCATCTCCGCAGTCGTATCCGCGAGGGTTGGGACCACGATCCGCTCTTCATCGACCCGTCTGTCGAACCGTGACTGACACCGAGACAGAAGTCGTCCCTCACCCACGCCTCGGCGCAGGCGTCCACGTCGGACATTCCTCATTTCATTGCCATCGTGCCCGGCCTCTCGAACTCCGAGGCGGCCCAGGACGGCTGGGGTCGTTTCACCGCTGACTTCGCATATTCGATGTTCGAGAGCGCCAAGGCCGAACAGATCATCGTCATCTTCTCAGAAGCCGAATACTCGGCCTCAACCTTCGCCTACATCGTCGATGACAGCGGCCCGAGGGTTCCTCGAGTCTCAGATCAGCTGCAGCGCTCGAAGACCAATCGCTTCTTGCCCGTCGAACTTGCGGTGCCCTATCACCTGAACCTGCTCATCGCGACGGTGAAGGGAACCGAACCACCACCTCTGCCGGACTTCGACCCGAGGGCGGACGAGGATGACTACATTCAAGCAAACGGACTCGACTACGGTGATCCGGACGGCTTCGTCTTCAAGGCAACGGCTGCTGCGGCGATCGGACTCACCGCGTGGGTGCTCCTGCGACGCAACAGGTACGCCTGGCGGAATAATCTCACCCGAGGTCCGGAACTGGTGAGGAACCGCAGACTTCCTCAGGCGCTCGAGGCTGCACTCCGTGAACTGCCCGACCCTGCAGCCCCGGACGAGGAGATGTGGGCACTGCACGACCGTGGCCGACGCGTTCAGACAGCGATCACAGAGATCGTGGCAACACATCCCGACTGGGCCACCGATATCGATTTCTCGCATCGCCACGCGATCCTGGCTCTGACCGAGACTGATCGTTGGCTGCAGAAACACCTGCAGCGGACCCCCTCGGCGAAGGGAACGAAGACTCGGGACGAGGAGCCGCGCTTCTGCTTCTTCTTTCCGACACATACGGGGGCGATCTCCGGCTTCGCGTGGAGGCAGGGAACAGCTGTGCTGACGATCAACGTCTGTGTCGACTGCCGTGCAGACCTTAACGCCGGGCACGAATCCGAGTGCCTGATGGTGCCGAAGGCCCCTGGGGCGAAGAGGGTGAAAGCCGTTCCCTACTATCAACGTGATGACGCATACGCAGTATCGGGTTTCGGCAGCTTTGCGGATCTCGAAGACGCGATCGTGACGAAGATGGGCAGCGGTCGAGAATGAACACGTGGGTCAGAACGATCATCGCCGTCATCATCTTCGGCGCAGTTGCTGCAGGGTCGACCTCGGTCAGCATCTGGCGATTCAACGAGGCGAAGCAGGAGCGGATAGCAGTCGAAGAGAGTGACAAGATCTCCGTCGACTCGGTCTACGACGACCGCATCCGGAGTGGGCTCGACCCGAACTACGACCCCGCGACCTATCAGGATTTGGCGAAGGATCTGGAATCAGATCCGATCCATGTCGACGACTATCTGGCATTCGACGTTGATGACGAGGGACTTGAAGCCATCCGCGGCGAGCTCGAGGGGCTTGACGTCCCGATCTACGTGGCGTTCATCAACCACACCCAGCTCGATGACACAGATGCGAACTTGGACCTCAAGGCCGCCCGTATCGCGCATGAGCTCGACAGTGATGGGGCCACCGTCCTCGTCGTCAGCCCCTTCGGTCAGAGCATCGGGTCCAAGGAGGTCGAACGCGACATTCGGCAGCGTCCGGAACCGGGCCCCGACGATACGCTGACCACCACGGGCCTGGCCTGGGTCCAGGCGCTGAAGAACGCCCAGCCGCAGAAGCTGGAGGCGGCAGAGCCGCTGGTGGCCGAGGACAACTCCGATGACTCTCATGAACTCTCATATTCCCCGGTCTCAGCCATCTCCGGCGCCATCTTCGGACTCGTCGTCGGCGGGGTGATCGCGCTGATCGGAGTCGCAGGCTGGGGCTACTGGCGTCGGGAGCGTGAGGGACTCACCTCTGGTGCCAACACACGGTCCGTCAATCATCGGAACCGAAGGAAGTGAACGTGGACGCAACGCAGATCGCTGATTCTCTCAAGGCAGATCACTTCTACATCGACGAGTCCGCCGTGGGCACCCTCGATTCTCGCCTCGTCGACAAGGCCAAGTCGACCACACAAGGGTTGGACTTCGACGTCTATGTCATCGCCGTCGACGACAAGGTCCTCGACCTCGACCTGCTCCGGGAAGTGGCTGCCGACCACGGAGGCGAGGGCTCCTTCGTCCTGATCAGCGACACAACACAGCTCTACACCGAGGTGCAGATCGAGGATGATCATGATCTCGCGATGCAGGTGATGGAACAAAATGCCAACGCCCACGCCCAATGGAGCGTCCAGACGCCGTCGCTGTCGAAGCTGAATACGCTGCTCAAGTTCTACGCCCATCCGGAGGCAGTCAAGGAACCGGGCGAACCTGTCGCAGGGCAGGAGGTGCCCGGCAGTGACTTCGGCCAGGAGAGCAACTCAAGCAGCTTCGCACCGATGTTCCTCGGCGGAGCCGTCCTCGTGCTCGCGCTTGTCATCGCCGGAGTCTTCCTTGTCCGCACACTGAAGTCGAGAGCGGCCGAGAGCCGCAGGCACCACGAATTCCGACTGCCCCGCAAACTCCTGGACCGGGTCGACTCCCTGCAGCGGACATCGCTGCGCGACGACATCAACGCCGACACCTCCCGGATCGCCGGCGAAATCGATCGTCTGCAGACATCGAACCTCGACGCGGACAAGGCCGCCAAGGTGGAGAGAGCACTCGACGGCTACCAGATCGCTCGCAGCATCGTCGATGATAGGGACACCGAACGCATCGATCTCGCCGGTGCGATGGTTCTGCTGCGGCAGGCAGGACGTGAACTCGCCGAGGTGGAGTCGGGTAAAAAGGGGAAGCCGGGCACGCGCAACCGCAGCAAGCTCCCGCAGAGTCTGTGCACGATCAACCCCCTCCACGGAGAGGCACAGTCCACGACCCGTCTCGATGCTGACAGCTCAGGGGTGCGTGTGCCCGTCTGCGGCAGCTGTCAGAACGACCTGCAGGTCGGCAATCAGCTGCAGTGGATCTTCGACGGTGATACGCCCTACGCCGAAGGCGAGAGCATCTGGGCTCAGACCCTCTTCGGAGCCATTGGAGGCGACCTCGTCACCGCGCTGCATCGGCAGGGCCGATGAGTTGCTCCCGGGGGAAGCTGCGGTCATGGTCACCGGGCATCGTACGGGCGGGCAGAGCCACCTCGGCGTCGGCCTGATTCATCCGCAGACCATCGATATCGGCAAGCTGACGCTCCACGAATGCCCGGTCCACAGGCACACCGTGGCCGGGCACGAAGACTGTGGCCTCCGGGAATGACAGCAGGGTCTGCAGGCTGGTCACCCACTCGCTCAGTGAAGCATCGTTGCCTGCCTGCGGGGGATCGCCCTCTTCCACCAGGTCCCCGGTGAACACGATGCCCTGATCGACCAGGCGCACGACGAGGTCCGCTGTGGAGTGTCCGCCCAGCACATGGAATTCGACCCGACAGTTCCCCAGGTCGAGCATGGCCCCCGACTCAGGTCCATCGATGGGGGAGACCTTGACGATGAGGGCGTTGGGGTCCACAGGAAGCTCGGATGCGAACTCGGCGGTCTCGGGTGCATTGCGGACGGCGTCGAGTGCGATCCAGGCCGTCGCCTCCTGGTCCCGGGCGAATGATTCGGAGACGTGGAAGGTCTCGACGCCTGCCTCGGCCAGGGTGGCACTGCCGAAGAAGTGGTCCCAATGGTCGTGGGTGATGGCGGCATCAATGGGATTGTCTCGGCCCGTCACCTCGAGGCTCAGCTGCTGGGCCCTGCAGGCCAAGTGGTCCGCGGCGCTGGGCCCGGGGCCCGAGTCGACGATGAGGCTGCGGTGGGATCCGGTGATGATTCCGCAGTTGACCGCGGCCGGATTCTGACTGAGAACGCTGACATTGACCATGGATGCAGTCTAGAACGTCGGCTCATTTGGACTGCTCACATCTCATCCCGATCTCGCCGTGACGATGAGATCGAGGGCATCCTCGCCGAGGTGCTGCCGCCTTTACCAGGGTCGCACACTTTTACGACCGCGCTGAGGTGGCAGGGATGGCAATGTGGGCATGTGTCGGTCTGTGGAAAAAGCGTCTTGCATGACTTGACCGGTTGCTATAGACTTGATATTTGCGTTGATCTGCCTGTGGCGTGCCTTCATATAGCGGGGGGCACCTCATTTCCACTCAAGTGAACCACGTTGTCGCCCGGTGTCGAAGTCTGACACATCTGGGGTCGTCGATGTGACTTCGGGTGGAGGGTCAACCTATCAATTGGTGAAGCACTCGGAAGGATCCCATTGGCCGCCGCCAACGATAACACCAGGACCGCTAACGCCCCCAAGAGAATCTCCTTCGCGAAGATTCGCGAACCGCTCGAGGTTCCCGATCTGCTCGGTCTGCAGACGGATAGCTTCGATTGGCTCATCGGCTCAGAATCGTGGCAGGACCGCGTCGCCGAAGCCATCGAAATCGGAGACGATTCCGTCGCAACCACCTCGGGACTCGAAGACATCTTCGAAGAGATCTCACCGATCGAGGACTTCGGTGGATCGATGTCACTGTCGTTCCGGGAGCATCGGTTCGAAGCTGCCAAGTACTCCATTGATGAGTGCAAGGAACGCGACATGACCTATTCGGCACCACTGTATGTGACCGCCGAATTCATGAACAACAACACGGGCGAGATCAAGAGCCAGACGGTCTTCATGGGTGATTTCCCGCTGATGACCGACAAGGGCACGTTCATCGTCAACGGCACCGAACGCGTTGTCGTCTCGCAGCTCGTGCGTTCGCCCGGTGCCTACTTCGAGTCCAGCGTCGACAAGACCACTGACAAGGACATCTTCACCGCGAAGATCATCCCTTCCCGTGGTGCCTGGCTGGAGTTCGAGGTCGACAAGCGCGACCAGGTCGGCGTGCGTCTTGACCGCAAGCGCAAGCAGTCCGTGACTGTTCTGCTCAAGGCCCTCGGCTGGTCCGAAGCGAAGATCCTCGAGGAGTTCGGCGAGTTCGAGTCGATCCGCGAGACCATGGCCAAGGACACGGTCAACACGCAGGACGAAGCGCTGCTCGACATCTACAAGAAGCTGCGCCCGGCAGAGCCCGCGACCGCTGAAGCGGCACGCAACCTGCTCAACAACCTGTACTTCAACCCCAAGCGCTACGACCTGGCCAAGGTCGGCCGCTACAAGGTCAACCGCAAGCTGGGTGTCGACGCCCCGCTGAGCGACTCGGTCCTCTCGACCGATGACGTGGTTGCGACCATCCGCTACCTCGTGTCTCTGCACGCCGGGGTCGACACCTCCAAGGGTGTCCGTGACGGCGAGAACATCGAGCTCAACGTCAAGCTCGATGACATCGACCACTTCGGCAACCGTCGTATCCGTGCAGTCGGCGAACTCATCGAGAACCAGGTCCGCACCGGACTCTCTCGCATGGAGCGCGTCGTCCGTGAGCGCATGACGACCCAGGACGTTGAAGCGATCACGCCTCAGACCCTGATCAACATCCGCCCCGTGGTGGCTGCGATCAAGGAGTTCTTCGGCACCTCGCAGCTCTCGCAGTTCATGGATCAGAACAACCCGCTCGCGGGTCTGACTCACAAGCGCCGTCTGTCCGCTCTGGGGCCCGGTGGCCTCTCGCGTGACCGCGCCGCCATGGAGGTCCGTGACGTCCACCCGTCGCACTACGGACGCATGTGCCCGATCGAGACTCCCGAAGGCCCGAACATCGGTCTGATCGGTTCGCTGGCCTCCTACGCCCGCATCAACCCGTTCGGATTCATCGAGACGCCTTACCGCAAGGTCGTCGACGGTGTCGTCACCGATGACACCGAGTACCTGACTGCCGACGACGAGCTCGAGTTCAACATCGCGCAGGCCAATGCGCCGTTGACCGAAGAGCAGCGTTTCGCCGAGGTCGAAGTTCTCGCACGTCCTAAGGGCGGCGGAGGAGAAGCCGAACTGGTCCAGTACGACACGATTGACTTCATGGACGTCTCCGCACGTCAGATGGTGTCTGTTGCGTCCGCACTGATTCCGTTCCTCGAGCACGATGACGCGAACCGTGCCCTCATGGGTGCGAACATGCAGCGTCAGGCTGTGCCGCTGGTGATGTCGGAGTCCCCGGTTGTGGGTACCGGCATGGAATACCGTGCCGCTGTCGACGCCGGCGATGTCATCACTGCCGATCGCCCGGGCGTCGTCACAGAGGTGTCCGCCGACTTCGTCACCGTCCTCGCCGACGATGGCACGATGCAGACCTACCGCGCCTCGAAGTTCAAGCGTTCCAACCACGGAACCTCGTACAACCAGCGCATCATCGTCGACGAAGGCGATCGTGTCGAGCCGGGCACTGTCCTGGCGGACGGACCGTCCACTCAGAACGGTGAGATGGCTCTGGGCAAGAACCTTCTCGTGGCGTTCATGTCCTGGGAAGGCTACAACTTCGAGGATGCGATCATCCTCTCCCAGCGTCTCGTTCAGGACGATGTTCTGTCCTCGATCCACATCGAGGAGCACGAGGTCGATGCTCGCGACACCAAGCTCGGTGCCGAGGAGATCACCCGCGATATTCCGAACATCTCGCCGGATGCCCTGGCTGACCTCGACGACCGTGGAATCATCCGCATCGGCGCCGAAGTCACCGATGGCGACATCCTCGTCGGCAAGGTCACCCCGAAGGGTGAGACCGAGCTGACACCGGAAGAGCGCCTGCTGCGCGCGATCTTCGGTGAGAAGTCCCGTGAAGTCCGCGACACCTCACTGCGTGTGCCCCACGGCGAGATCGGCACCGTCATCGGTGTCCGCGTCTTCGACCGCGAGGAAGACGACGAGCTTTCGCCGGGCGTCAACCAGATGGTCCGCGTCTACGTCGCCCAGCGTCGTAAGATCACCATCGGTGACAAGATGGCCGGTCGTCACGGCAACAAGGGTGTCATCTCGACCATCCTGCCCGTTGAGGACATGCCGTTCATGGCCGACGGAACCCCCGTCGACATCATCCTCAACCCCCACGGTGTTCCTCGTCGTATGAACATCGGCCAGGTCTTCGAAGTCCACCTCGGGTGGATCTCGAAGCAGGGTTGGAAGATCGAAGGCAGCCCCGAATGGGCAGCCGACCTGCCAACTGCGGCACGCGAAGCCGAAGCCGGAACCAATCTGGCGACTCCAGTCTTCGACGGTGCACACGAGCAGGAGCTGCGTGGACTGCTGGACTCGACGACTACGAACCGCGATGGGGATCGACTCATCGATTCCTCGGGCAAGGCCCAGCTGTTCGACGGTCGCTCCGGTGAGCCGTTCCCGTACCCGATCGCTGTCGGTTACATGTACATGCTCAAGCTCCACCACCTCGTCGATGACAAGATCCATGCCCGTTCGACCGGTCCGTACTCGATGATCACCCAGCAGCCGCTCGGTGGTAAGGCACAGTTCGGCGGTCAGCGCTTCGGTGAGATGGAAGTGTGGGCCCTCGAGGCCTACGGTGCGGCGTACACGCTGCAGGAACTGCTGACGATCAAGTCCGATGACATCCCAGGCCGTGTGAAGGTCTACGAGGCCATCGTCAAGGGCGAGAACCTGCCCGATCCGGGAATCCCCGAGTCGTTCAAGGTCCTCATCAAGGAGATGCAGTCCCTGTGCCTCAACGTCGAAGTTCTGTCTTCGGACGGAGCCGAGGTCGAGATGCGTGACGGCGAGGACGAGGTCTACCGAGCAGCTGAAGAGCTCGGCATCGACCTGTCGCGCCGTGAAGCCCAGACCGTAGAAGAAGTCTGAGGACTTCCACTTCAACCGACACAACTTCGCGATGAACGAGACGTTCATCGCCAGGAAAGAGGATTTACGTGCCTGACGTCAATTTCTTTGATGAGCTACGTATCGGTCTTGCTACCGCGGAATCCATCCGCGGCTGGTCACACGGTGAGGTGAAAAAGCCTGAGACCATCAACTACCGCACACTCAAGCCCGAGAAGGACGGACTCTTCTGCGAGAAGATCTTCGGACCCACTCGCGACTGGGAGTGCGCCTGCGGCAAGTACAAGCGTGTCCGCTTCAAGGGCATCATCTGTGAGCGCTGCGGCGTCGAGGTGACCCGCGCCAAGGTCCGTCGTGAGCGCATGGGACACATTGAGCTGGCCGCACCGGTCACTCACATCTGGTACTTCAAGGGTGTTCCCTCGCGCTTGGGCTACCTGCTGGACTTGGCTCCGAAGGACCTCGAGAAGGTCATCTACTTCGCCGCCTACATGATCACCTCGGTGGATGAGGACTCCCGCCACCGGGATCTGCCCAGCCTGCAGAACAAGATCGACATTGAGAAGCAGCAGATCGGCACTCGCCGTGACGCTGACATCGACCGTCGTGCCAAGAAGCTCGAAGAGGACCTGGCAGCTCTCGAGGCCGACGGCGGCTCCGCCCCGGCCAAGAAGAAGCTGCGTGATGTCGCCGAGAAGGAAATGGAGAAGCTGCGCAAGAACGCCGACCGCGAGGTCGACCGTCTTGAGCAGGTGTGGGACCGGTTCAAGAGCCTTAAGGTCAACGACCTCGAAGGCGACGAGAGCCTGTACCGCGAGATGTTCCACCGTTTCGGTCTCTACTTCACCGGTGCCATGGGCGCCGAGGCGATTCAGAAGCGTCTCCTCGACTTCGACCTCGAGGCCGAATCAGACAAGCTGCGTGAACTGATCGCTACGGGCAAGGGCCAGCGCAAGACCCGCGCCCTGAAGCGTCTCAAGGTCGTCAACGCATTCCTGACCACTGACAACAACCCCGAGGGCATGGTCCTCGACGTTGTGCCGGTGGTGCCGCCTGAACTGCGCCCGATGGTGCAGCTCGATGGTGGACGTTTCGCAACGTCTGACCTCAACGACCTCTACCGTCGTGTGATCAACCGCAACAACCGCCTCAAGCGTCTGTTGGACCTCGGTGCTCCCGAGATCATCGTCAACAACGAGAAGCGGATGCTGCAGGAAGCCGTCGACTCACTGTTCGACAACGGTCGTCGCGGTCGTCCAGTGACCGGTCCGGGCAACCGTCCGTTGAAGTCACTGTCGGACATGCTCAAGGGCAAGCAGGGACGTTTCCGCCAGAACCTCCTGGGCAAGCGTGTGGACTACTCGGGCCGTTCGGTCATCGTGGTCGGTCCGCAGCTGCGCCTGCACCAGTGCGGTCTGCCCAAGACCATGGCTCTGGAATTGTTCAAGCCCTTCGTGATGAAGCGCCTGGTCGATCTCAACCATGCGCAGAACATCAAGTCGGCAAAGCGCATGGTCGAGCGTCAGCATCCACAGGTGTGGGATGTGCTCGAAGAGGTCATCACCGAACATCCGGTGCTGCTCAACCGTGCACCGACCCTGCACCGTCTGGGTATCCAGGCGTTCGAACCGCAGCTCATCGAGGGCAAGGCCATTCAGCTTCACCCACTCGTCTGCTCGGCATTCAACGCTGACTTCGACGGTGACCAGATGGCCGTTCACCTGCCGTTGAGCCCCGAGGCGCAGGCTGAGGCCCGCATTCTCATGCTCTCCGCCAACAACATTCTCAAGCCTTCGGACGGCAAGCCCGTGACCATGCCCTCACAGGACATGATCATCGGTCTGTACCACCTCACCTCCGAACGCAAGGGACTGGCCGGCGAAGGACGGTCCTTCTCCGGACTCGGCGAAGCCATCATGGCCTTCGATCGTGGAGAGCTGGACCTTGGTTCGCTGATCACGATCCGTCTTGAGAACGTCGTCCCCGGTGACGCTCTCGAGGTTCCTGAAGGTTGGGAAGCCGGCGATCCGCTGGACGTGCAGACCACTCTGGGTCGCGCGCAGTTCAATGATTACCTGCCTGCTGACTACTCGTTCGTGAACTCCACGATCGACAAGAAGGCACTCAGCCGCATCGTGAACTACCTGGCCGAGGAATACCCCAAGGTCGAGGTCGCACACACCCTGGACAACTTCAAGGCTGGCGGCTTCTACTGGGCGACCCGCTCGGGCATCACCATTTCGATGTCAGATGTGGTCTCACCCGAGGCCAAGACCGAGATCCTCGACAACGCCGAGGCCCTCGACACGAAGGTTCAGCAGCAGTATGAACTCGGTGCACTCACCGACGACGAACGCCGCAACGAGCTGGTCAAGCTGTGGACTGAGACGACCGAAAAGGTCGACCAGGTCATGCGGACGAACTTCCCAGAGGAGAACTCAGTTCTGCGTCTGGTGGAGTCCGGTGCATCAGGCAACTGGATGCAGGTCCGTCAGCTGGCCGGTATGCGTGGACTGGTGACGAACCCGAAGGGTGAGATCATCCCTCGTCCGATCGTTTCGAACTACCGTGAGGGACTGTCGGTGCTCGAGTACTTCATCGCCTCGCACGGTGCTCGTAAGGGTCTGGCCGATACTGCTCTGCGTACCGCTGACTCCGGTTACCTGACCCGTCGCCTCGTCGACGTGTCGCAGGACGTCATCGTCCGCACTGCTGAAGCCGATACGAACAAGGGCATCACCCTGCCTGCAGCCGAGCGCGACCACGAGGGCAACCTCGTACCGCACGAGTATGCAGAGACGAGCCTCTACGGCCGTCTCACGGTTTCAGACGTCTCCGACGCCGATGGCAATGTCATCGTGCCGGCGAAGACCGACGTCACCGCAGAGACGATCGATACGCTGGTCGCGGCAGGCATCGAGGAGCTCAAGGTGCACTCTGTGCTCACCGCTGACTCGGACACGCAGATCTCGGCCATGCACTACGGTCGTTCGATGGCCACCGGCAAGCTGGTCGACATCGGCGAGGCCATCGGCACCGTCGCTGCCCAGTCGATCGGTGAGCCGGGAACCCAGCTCACGATGCGTACCTTCCACACCGGTGGTGCGGCCGCGTCCACGGGTGACATCACCCAGGGTCTGCCGCGTGTGACCGAGCTCTTCGAAGCTCGCA
This window harbors:
- a CDS encoding DNA-directed RNA polymerase subunit beta', with translation MPDVNFFDELRIGLATAESIRGWSHGEVKKPETINYRTLKPEKDGLFCEKIFGPTRDWECACGKYKRVRFKGIICERCGVEVTRAKVRRERMGHIELAAPVTHIWYFKGVPSRLGYLLDLAPKDLEKVIYFAAYMITSVDEDSRHRDLPSLQNKIDIEKQQIGTRRDADIDRRAKKLEEDLAALEADGGSAPAKKKLRDVAEKEMEKLRKNADREVDRLEQVWDRFKSLKVNDLEGDESLYREMFHRFGLYFTGAMGAEAIQKRLLDFDLEAESDKLRELIATGKGQRKTRALKRLKVVNAFLTTDNNPEGMVLDVVPVVPPELRPMVQLDGGRFATSDLNDLYRRVINRNNRLKRLLDLGAPEIIVNNEKRMLQEAVDSLFDNGRRGRPVTGPGNRPLKSLSDMLKGKQGRFRQNLLGKRVDYSGRSVIVVGPQLRLHQCGLPKTMALELFKPFVMKRLVDLNHAQNIKSAKRMVERQHPQVWDVLEEVITEHPVLLNRAPTLHRLGIQAFEPQLIEGKAIQLHPLVCSAFNADFDGDQMAVHLPLSPEAQAEARILMLSANNILKPSDGKPVTMPSQDMIIGLYHLTSERKGLAGEGRSFSGLGEAIMAFDRGELDLGSLITIRLENVVPGDALEVPEGWEAGDPLDVQTTLGRAQFNDYLPADYSFVNSTIDKKALSRIVNYLAEEYPKVEVAHTLDNFKAGGFYWATRSGITISMSDVVSPEAKTEILDNAEALDTKVQQQYELGALTDDERRNELVKLWTETTEKVDQVMRTNFPEENSVLRLVESGASGNWMQVRQLAGMRGLVTNPKGEIIPRPIVSNYREGLSVLEYFIASHGARKGLADTALRTADSGYLTRRLVDVSQDVIVRTAEADTNKGITLPAAERDHEGNLVPHEYAETSLYGRLTVSDVSDADGNVIVPAKTDVTAETIDTLVAAGIEELKVHSVLTADSDTQISAMHYGRSMATGKLVDIGEAIGTVAAQSIGEPGTQLTMRTFHTGGAAASTGDITQGLPRVTELFEARTPKGFAPIAEATGRAKVDDSRKTRFVVITPDDGGEEIEHAVSKRARLLVEDGQNVKAGEQLVIGAVDPKQVLRIRGRREAERFLVEQVQKVYRSQGVGIHDKHIEVIVRQMLRRVTVIESGDTNLLPGELVDRGRYQGENRRVVAEGGQPASARDELMGITKASLATDSWLSAASFQETTRVLTEAAMEGKSDTLLGLKENVILGKLIPAGTGLQTHRDIVVEPTEEAKAEMFTNSYGDFYAGIGSDSGSAIPLEDYDYGAFS